A part of Gracilimonas sediminicola genomic DNA contains:
- a CDS encoding histone H1: protein MSRVEEIKNLVEETTVEMEKFYDKGNKAAGTRARKGLQELKKLAQEIRLEIQDIKNKD from the coding sequence ATGAGTAGAGTTGAAGAAATCAAAAATCTCGTAGAAGAAACCACAGTAGAAATGGAAAAATTCTACGACAAGGGCAACAAAGCAGCGGGTACACGTGCGCGTAAGGGCCTTCAGGAATTAAAAAAATTAGCTCAGGAGATCCGTCTTGAGATTCAGGACATCAAAAACAAAGACTGA